In one window of Temnothorax longispinosus isolate EJ_2023e chromosome 9, Tlon_JGU_v1, whole genome shotgun sequence DNA:
- the Asun gene encoding integrator complex subunit 13, with product MYPANHKTVFVLDHTPYFSISTECPLEFDFLKSRGQNLIPLAPVCKSLWTTSVEASLEYCRIVWDLFPTGKLIRFVVSDRAAYMLNSWSPLQQNLNHIMNGTAILGVPTKTPEPGEDNSVIHGLRVAIENLNECSEIQHEKRTSLNENTSKLINRGRVICITSARDNSNMKSLENIFLSQLVQENKKALASDNLVSVDYCHLVILNIYPNNIESQVTSQGPREVSPFLTVEVHSIKASALHSKLSHLILSHYDLASTTVTGIPMKEEQNASSSANYDVEIFHSSAAHTAILKGNPQDSALIKTFRRFEEGSEYETVTLKWCTPRGCSASEMQNCTAMHRITPVDVNSRPSSCLINFLLNGRSVMLEMARKAGGKTISHLLAAHGGEIFIHTLSTARSVLEDPPSISEGCGGRVTDYRITDFGILMRNNILVPLKRTSNSGADGLVEKMRSRLERHTKYWPMTISSTLMFNLKQVIDPLPELMVKEELTTEEVLQCKQIIFNVLGLEAKHETLPLPSIGGGRGGKGGVRREEHYRLLWDEIETFLKNHANNSAAHTEVLNCLLEIRNKDEKDKVELDQALRELDSFGKEDGTARVSVIRATTDSPMSPPASVSIPLPKQLHKSNIAASKSLLDIWSQRSATKDRKPDFHGRINSDGLKAKLYPNLKDVGREPRETILEG from the exons ATGTATCCCGCGAACCACAAGACCGTATTCGTGCTGGATCACACTCCGTATTTCAGCATCTCCACCGAGTGCCCGCTTGAGTTCGACTTCCTGAAGAGTAGGGGACAGAATCTGATACCGCTGGCACCGGTCTGCAAGTCCCTGTGGACCACCAGCGTCGAGGCCTCGCTGGAGTACTGTCGTATTGTATGGGACCTTTTTCCCACAGGAAAATTG atTAGATTTGTTGTGAGCGATCGTGCAGCTTATATGCTGAACTCATGGAGCCCATTGCAGCAGAATTTGAATCAT ATAATGAACGGCACTGCCATTTTAGGAGTGCCGACGAAGACTCCGGAACCTGGGGAGGACAATTCAGTGATACACGGTCTGCGCGTAGCGATCGAGAATCTGAACGAGTGCTCCGAGATCCAGCACGAGAAAAGAACTTCTCTTAACGAGAATACCAGCAAGCTGATAAACCGGGGCAGGGTAATATGCATCACGAGTGCACGTGACAATAGCAACATGAAGAGCTTGGAGAACATATTTTTAAGTCAACTAGTGCAGGAAAACAAAAAAGCGCTAGCCTCTGATAA TTTAGTTTCTGTTGATTATTGCCATTTGGTCATACTGAATATATATCCCAACAATATTGAATCTCAAGTCACCAGTCAAGGTCCTCGAGAG GTATCACCATTTCTAACAGTAGAAGTCCACTCGATCAAAGCTTCAGCACTCCATTCCAAATTATCCCATTTGATCTTGTCTCATTATGATTTGGCCAGTACTACAGTAACGGGTATACCTATGAAAGAGGAACAGAACGCAAGCTCGTCTGCCAATTACGATGTGGAGATATTTCATTCTTCTGCAGCGCACACTGCGATCTTGAAAG GTAATCCGCAAGACTCGGCattgataaaaacatttagGCGTTTCGAAGAAGGATCGGAATACGAGACGGTCACGTTGAAGTGGTGCACGCCGCGCGGCTGTAGCGCGTCAGAGATGCAGAACTGCACGGCGATGCATCGAATCACCCCAGTGGACGTCAATAGCAGACCGTCTTCTTGTCTGATCAACTTTCTATTGAATGGTAGATCAGTAATGCTGGAAATGGCCAGGAAAGCTGGTGGGAAGACCATTTCCCATCTATTAGCAGCGCACGGTGGCGAGATTTTCATTCATACGCTATCTACTGCCCGCAGTGTGCTCGAGGATCCACCTTCCATTAGTGAAGGATGCGGTGGACGTGTTACGGATTATAGAATAACG GATTTTGGCATCCTCATGCGAAATAACATACTGGTACCGCTAAAACGTACTTCCAATTCAGGTGCTGATGGTCTAGTAGAAAAGATGAGATCAAGACTGGAACGTCACACTAAGTATTGGCCCATGACTATCTCCAGCACTCtcatgtttaatttaaaacag gTGATAGATCCACTTCCAGAATTAATGGTAAAGGAGGAACTCACCACAGAAGAGGTGCTCCAGTGcaagcaaataatttttaatgtgctCGGGCTCGAGGCTAAACACGAGACTTTGCCTCTGCCAAGCATTGGCGGAGGTCGCGGCGGGAAAGGCGGAGTACGCAGAGAAGAACATTACCGTTTGCTGTGGGATGAGATAGAAACGTTTCTTAAGAATCACGCGAACAATTCGGCCGCACATACTGAAGTCCTTAATTGTTTACTGGAGATCAGGAATAAAGACGAAAAGGACAAAGTGGAACTCGATCAGGCTCTGCGGGAGTTGGatag CTTTGGTAAGGAAGACGGAACCGCCAGGGTCAGCGTGATCCGAGCAACGACGGACTCGCCGATGTCACCACCGGCAAGTGTGTCGATACCTCTGCCCAAACAGCTACACAAAAGCAACATTGCCGCGTCGAAGAGCCTCCTGGACATCTGGTCACAGCGCAGCGCCACAAAGGACAGAAAACCAGATTTCCATGGTAGAATCAATAGCGACGGTCTTAAAGCGAAGCTGTATCCCAATTTGAAGGACGTTGGAAGAGAACCCAGAGAGACCATCCTAGAAGGCTAA